The genomic window agttaaaccaAAAGAAAACATCGACTATGACATGATAATCTGTGAATACCTACACAGTTATTCAGCTTACACaagtacacataaataattataattacttgtaTCATGGTCACGcataaagaatttataaatgacaaaaacttttaatgaaTCAGTTGAATTTCAGGTGCGgattaaaaagttttgtacCCAGATAgttagatacaattttttactgggattttatttgttataatttatacattattattattacttctattgttatataaaataagtcatttgaaaaatgttagtatAAGCCATATAAAGTCTacatgttaaaaaattgaaaaggttaggtacctataaattataatttacacactATTCGGTTCTATACAccacacacaataataaaccatctcaactatttttatgttaacagTAAATTTTCACCTCGATATGGATCGCTTATGATTGGTGATGTAAATCGTAaacctttaatttattattagtcttATTGATGATACGCATTAGAAAGTACaaagataaaatgtatgaaatgatATGAAATAACAGCGTGAGCAATTTATCTATggtaaaacacaaaatattatatacctagtaaatcGTATATTGGAAGATAGGCATTTATAATAGAGtcttgaaaagaaaaatacattataatgcgCGTTAATGAACACAAAAATAGACAACAGAAATTCAACTAGATCTAGACGCAtggttacttttttttttatcaagaataacgaataaaaaaacactataCACCAACGAACTATAATGTAGTCGTGATTTGTATTCAATCGTTTTCTAGTAAGtactattgaaattttatctgGTAAAACCATGTCGGCGTAATGTAGATCCGCTAAGTAATTGTGATTAAACTCCTCACCATGCTTTTCTCTTGTCACATAAATATGCTGACGCAGTTTGTCTTGGATTGGTTTATTCAACGCcaattcataaaaacaaaacgcaAACGTATCGAACACAGGTTCAGCACCGGCGGCAAACAGTAAAATCGCATTTGCAACAATGTCTATATCTGTAAATTTTTctgcaaaaataaacaaataaataaataattgtgtaagctattattattattataggtatgtaaactTTATTAGAGTATGTTTTATACCTTCAGGGATTGAATCGTTATTCAATACAAGCTCTTTTCTGGCTTGTATCGATGGTTGTGCCATTTTTTTCCCTGTACGTAATGACTtccttaaattttgaaacaaataaattaataacatcagATAAAAACTGTTGAATTTTCAACATTCTTGGAATTTTGTGATGAAATCATTCCCAATATGTTGACGATAAGCAGTCTAAATGTTGGTTTGAATAATTGTCTTCCATATTTCCGAAATTTTGCTGTCTCGTCTGTCATACTGTCTAATTTTAAACCGAAAGCACATGTTCCAATGACATCGGTAGCGTATTTCCCTAAAAAATCCCGATCTCATCGGTCATACTAGATTTTTTACTGATATAGTTTTATAGCTCTTTGCTACAGTCATTGACCTGGCCATACATCAAATTGAGTTTACCGGAAGTGAACCCAGGGCTGAGCTTTTGTTGCATAATTTTCCATCTCTTGCCGTTCATGAAAAGCAGACTATtcgatataaaattgataaacggATCCAAATAGAAACCACGGTCAGTGAAGTGCGCAAAGTCTTTGATgagcattatattttttaattctggaTCTCGAATCATTAGGTATGGTGTCTTCATCTGGTAAAACCCATAATTTTTTCATCCGGAAActgtttgtaaattttatcaaacgcTATTGTATGGTTTTAAAGCCCGAGTATTGGTTTTGCCAAATTACCAAATAATGGTAAAGGTTTCATATTATGAGGTACTTTCGCTTTTCGCCATTTATCAAATGTGGAAGTTGAGAAATAATACAGAAATAAAACAGACACTGacgtacctactattatatacacgtcAGAATATTAGATTACATTAGATATGTCAGTGTAAAATCACCTGATTTCAATAGTTATCTTCCTATTTAAAGTACGCTCAGCACTCTAAAACTATCATGATGATGTTGTCATATCAAAGTCGTTCAAGTTATCGTCTTTGTTGTCATCGTAATTTACcaaaatacatcaatattgattttataatttgtatttatcaattataatattaaaacatatattataatatcatgctTTAATGTTGTCAAAAATTACTTACTAAATTgcgtattatcaaaatatggctaggcttaaaatttttcatactcgtaactcacttaaaaattaaaatattgtaaaaaaccaACGATAGAACACAGGTaattttcatacttaaaagtttgataataggtgAATTCATTCAACTATCAAAACTAAAAGCACACTATTGAAATtggtaaacaaaaatttactatGTCGTACgcgtgtaagacggagacaacacatgtgAGTGCGACGTCttcttaagtataatttattatttttagataaagagtaatgaaaatatttaattttatcaaataacgtCTTCAATACGTGATTTCAATACAGCACTCAaggtatactatttatattatacctataggcGTATTATCTAAAGTGCAATGTCATTATATCACTTTTAACTTATGTTTCAAATTCAACCAAGTctctattattcatttttactattaaacatACGttagtacatttataaatatttacctatttaatacatttaattttacgtaTTTCAATTCAATTGAAATACAAGTTggtacaaaacataaaatttgcaaattattttacagttaagaatgatacatttttaaagctaataagattaaaattttaataaaaggttgtatatatacatattattgtttatatcgaCACGAAATCGAAGACAACTGATCAGTTTGGTTTATACGATATCATGAATAAATATGTCGCCAACATCACAAAGACGTGCTTTTGGTTGGAAATTAGGTAGTATGATAGACGAAGACAATACATTtcgaaagtataaaaaatggttgtttaagtcattaattattaggttaaTGTTTGCTAACCTGTTGCAAATTATTTCACATAAAATgttgagtattttaaaaataagattcaACTCACcagaattcataaaaataaaaaaatattcatcattCTTAATAATGATACCGACTTACAGTATTCATCACaatcatctaaaatattattctaatccTGACATTTTTGATCCGGaaagatattttttgaacGACAAATTAAAATGACCAAGTGGTATTAAGTTGTTGTTCGGGAATGGATCTAGATTTTATCTtgttggtatatttttattctcggtattatatttttgttaattttcaaatttttatttaatttatacataattatattttaatccacGATAAATGACCAGATATTATTTAGCTTTGAAGTTTAATTGTTAAAGGTAATTTGATGTAACAGCTACTATcaacaatcattataattttaaatatgttttctaattaaattttataaacactcAATTATTATCCCTCtctgttatttttagtttctactatataatattgtggatTCAATTTCATCTcacagattttattaatttcttctcAATTATAGTCAATCATTATCTctaccataatttattttatgtcagATGGTTTATTATGCAACctcaatttaataacataatatcatattttaatagcagcattctttcttataatttttaagtaactgtaattatttttatcaaatcaataaaagtaaaattaattgtcaactataatattgttcattattcaacgtattataagataataagtataatatatcatatatttgcTTAGTAGACGCTTAGAATTctatttgttgtttaaatttatttggttataattgtcaatttaaaactatgcTCAACAgttcaaaattacatttgaaatctatacttgttttaataattgattgctTGTTGTAAATGAACCAAGTTCTTTTCAAGAAATAGGGTCCaagaactaaaattatattatcatcgtaatatgaaaaaaaatatattttatacatattacagtaCAAAATCCAATCACAGGGTccattattagaaaattattatcagccatagatatatagaaataaccaatttaattttacaataatataatagtatattagtaaattaaaaatgtaatagaaaaaaacaatcataatttttatttttgattaatgtgATACTGAAATTCACCAATAGTAGGGATGAGGTGTCTAGACACGGAGTTCATCAGTTTCTTCTAAACACCGCAGAAACAAATTCTaaaatgaacatattttatatacaaatacgaCTACCTATACGAGATGAGATAATTTAAGTAGTTAACTGAATGCTATTCGTGACAATTAATAGCGCTACTTACAATATGTTCtgcataaatacttttttcaaattcagttttaaaaagcactaagttaaaaacaatattaaaacaatgaatttGTATtacgataaatgataatattgacaatgcgttactttataatttcttaattacaaattattattattatactagtattatatactcgtgtaatatattatatttaataagcacacagttgtataaataaataatttaaatttagtcacCAGTCAAGACGAATAATTTGcacatcaaaattattaatttttgtgaatattaaaaaaataataattgcatttttattaaataaatattacacaatctgtaaatgatttttttaaaatatttatatgtgtggATTGTATAGCATGAGtcgtcaaataaaaaaagccaTTCAACGGTGATACTTTTTTgcttgatattaataattatttagaattaatgAAATGTCCATACATTTTATGAgctaatcatataatacagtggtagttaagtaatattttttatggaatCTGAaagatcaaaataataaataaatgaggtCCAGACAAAAAGAAAATCTTTAGAACAAAATAATCTACTGGAGATATTTTCATGGTTTAATTTTCTACTTGAGATATTCGTATGGTTCAATTTTCTATCTTCCACGGTCCGGATTGTAACAGTACAGCGGTCGGCCAGTTTCCTTGACAGTTAGTCTACAAGTGAATTTCCAGAGATAGGTTTTTAGTTAAGATCTTCAATGAATTGTTTTGAGtggtttcaataattttaaaaataatacctctATCATACTATAGTTatcattaagtataatttttaataaaattataatatacatattatatattatatgcaaatattttattcctacATTTAATTTGCAATATGGTAACATACAACTATGCATTATTGCTTGATAAATTTGTTCACAATTTGGCAGCAGTTGTAttcatatgtaatataataattatttggacGGGAGGACActacaaaatatgataaaaatttagaaaatttttccCAAGACCCAAAATCCATATTTaaaccaaatatatatatataaaactgtcgtttattttcaattaaaaaaaaaatgtcatattaaatatacacaaatatttacacaaacacCTAACGAAACGGATTTCCGTCACACTCATGAGTCCGATCCGAACGAAAAGTCGTGGGACACGGGCGACCGGGACTCGGGCAGCGCGTACTGTTCGGCCAGTTGGTCGAGAACGCCGCTTGTGCGCATTTGCCTGGGCGCTGTGCGGTAGTTACTGGACGGCTTTGTTACCGCGGTTCCGGTACGCCTGGCCGTGGGTTTGGCGACCGCCCGGTACAAGGTCGGCGGTTCCGTTAGCGGTTCTTGGTGTTCCTCGAACGTTTGGTACGAGTTATCGACGGTGGAGGTATGGGCCGGACGTTCGTTTCCGGTCATCTGGCTTCTACCGCCAAAGTCCTGGACCGACTGGAACGACGCGGACGGACCCGAGTCCGACGACTGCTCTACCGGCACGGCCCTGAATGAACCGGACACCGGAGGAATCGCCTTGTTCGGACGTGTTGCCGTAGTCGACGGACGGTGAGAAGGTGCTGACTGTTGTGGTCGGACCACAGGCTGTGCGGTCCATTCACCGTCATCGAAATCGGAAGCGACCGATATCGGCTGAGGCTGTAgtggttgttgttgttgttgttgttgttgtttttgttgtgGTCGGTATAAACCTACGTCCGATTCGGGCCTGTTTTTGTTGTTCCGGACTAGCGGTTTCGAAGGTTTGACAGACGATGACGGTCTCTTAGCCGGTACCCGTGATTCCTCGTCCTGTTCGTCCTCATCCGGTCGCAATTCTACCAGCGTGGGTGACGGCACAGTTATGCCCTCACCTGACGGCTGGAAACCGTACTTGTTGGCACCGTACTCGACGACGCGCAACTTGCCCGAGTCGTCCACGTAACCGTATTTGCCCGTCACTTCACCAGTCACAGTTTTGGTTTCGATCTTGAACGATCCGTCGGATCCCTCGTACCCGTAAGTGTATGATCCATCTTCGTTGTGTCTgcaaagtttataaaaaaacaaaattattgaatttattgatcgcaaaaataataactctttaatttgttatttttggcTCTTTTCTTATagattttttgtgttttttttcaatgcacTATGGTACGAGTCGGATTTAATAAACGGCTTCTACTAACATACCTACGTATTATCGTGATATAGGGCCGAAGTAGGAATTAGATAcacatgtttaatgtttatagccCCTCTCCTCacttagtttttgatttttcacttAAACTAATAGCATGCAAAATAAACCTTTTGCACTAAAATACTTCCGATGTACTTCAGTTTACACTTCATTATCCGCGAAAAAGGGGGGCTTGTCATCCACGAATAATCagcaaaattcaaattcaaacgaaaatgttataattatatatacaaatgtatacataaattattgaaaaaattaaatcatataattttaaatagtaattaaggAAACTTAAATTAGagcacttttatttttattcgaatattcatataatattacaaaaatattttaaattttataataaaaaataaaagatacattagtataatgaaaaattataaattatttacatgcaAAAAATGTCCATGGAAGACTACGGATAATCCACCCACGGATAATCGAGtggaataatatgttaaattatgtgttataatataatatgataatttactcTCATGAGTATATCTTGCGGCAGTGATAcaaatgttcaataattaaacaaaaaaaaaacgaaataataattgttaattgttatttacgtatattatataatcgtattattattgttattgtgtgTTTTCAGATTTTCGTGCACGGTTCTTACTCGGTGAAACTTTATATCCGGCACAGCAGCTTGTCCAAtaacttttacataaaaattgcatTGTTTCGGAACTCCCAGGGTTATAATTTCCGTACAGGAAACATATTAGATCATTTCGTGTATGTAAGATTCGTAAACGTTGCGTCATTTCGCGAGTATCAAgtgcatttttttatgaagtgTTTTTTGCGAACGATTATAGGTCTTTAGGTCTTATTgatggtaaattaaatataaattaaaatttagtcaCTAGCGATTTctgataaatatactttttaatattaaaaaaaactaatgaagtgcaattaaaattatcgtgtaaaatgttttatgtaagCAAGacattgcatttttataatattcatcgtAAATCTCAAGCAGAAGAATAtatctatgtaataatattatttttacgatacAACAAGCACGGTGAATAAATAGATTACTATCATGGCACATTTAATCGAGGTTATAAACGACTAGAAATgacagttattataatgataacgagcaaaaatatttggttttcgGTGATTtgctttatttattcttattgttgtataatctGAATTTGACTTTTCTAAACCGTCTAGACTTTGAATCTTTATGATTATAACCTATTCCTCGAACTAATATAAATGAGTACTGTATCAGTTGATTAAACACGATatgaatattcataaattcataatatcctataatatcgaaatgtaattattaaattttaaaacacaaagCATAATAAGGGACAGACaatctaaaatcaattatattacccTTACACAATATTTCAGAGTATCGTGTATtcgtgaattataataatatattgtaaatataactaatattttatcatattttttttataacataaataacgttgctattatttgaaaaataatattttaaataaaaaattataatatggtaaatatGAATCTTAAAAATCGCATActtagtaatttaaatgttgataaaacttaattaattatatactatttgaagatatattaattttatgataatggattcgtctataatatttgttaaatccCGACCTCAATGATCAAAAACAAGTTGAGCTCCAAATATTTTACCGTTTATAGACAAGTGATGATGTTGTCATcttagttatttatacaaaactaaATTAGTTATGAATCATTACGTAAACAAAAATTCACGATTTCCGCTTCGTTTAGAAAACTtaactaataaacaaattattatgtaataaataaataagaattatttagtaagtcaattactatgtataatgaacgttccatatattttaaatagcgATTAGTTTGTTTaaagtgaaataaataataggcaGGTATGCAAATAGTATGTAGTAATAAGTTATCACCttgtagaattattataaaagttgtaCTAGatcgttaaattaaatacaaggttaagacatattaatttatgtaatccataaatagtattaaaattttaagccttttactttataaatgatgaactatttacttttttttttttttttagaatttgttacaataaacAACGAATATTTAGACCGCATTCATTTTTGAACATTACATATTGAGTATttctttttaacattttgacaagagtagaaaattattttactatagtaaaagagatacaattttacaatatattcgatatcattttcgtattttctaataatatacagtttgtATCAATTAAAAAGCAACTTAGCTCGtttaaaccatataaaaactaatgactattagtattatgtaatttttttttcattatactgaatgagtaaaatatatattataaaaaaatgtgatcgTTAAAAGGGATGAAAccgttaaaaatgttaaattaaaatttgtcttTTTTCATACCGAATAAAATACATGAGCTACGCGAGAAACGATCTcttgtagaataatatatattataatatatatatatactatgtgttaatttgtaatactATGAACATACTCGATACGAATTACGTACCACCACCCGTTTAGGtacttttgaattaatttttaagaaaaatgctcataaacgttaatttatatttttataatgttataatatgtcaagCACACGCGATTACCTGTGGATTTGTTTAAGTATGGATACATCTTGACTTTTCCGCGCCGATACTACTGATTGGTCGTTACCCTCATTGTAGTCTTCGGCATTTTGACCGTAGCATGTGCATACGCCCAACAGCACAATTAtctacaaattgaaaaaaaataaaatgtttaaaaaaaaatctattgccAGTGCGTTATTCATTATTTCCGATACAAAAGGATGGctcatctatatattattatataatacgcggCTGACGTTATACGTGCTGCCGATTATAGTGCACAGGCGCCAGGTCGGACCTCCCGTGCGTATGCACACCTGTTGATTAATTTCACAATTGTCTGATCGTGAGAATCAGACGATAGCGAGGTCATACACCGCTGggattttcaaaacaatgacGATCGAGGTGGATAACCCACAACGAGCCTTAGGACGCTTTTTGTCAAATGCGACCACGAGACGCTTGtcggaaaattaatataacatgaaAATCATCAGATATGTACCGAATAACTTCTCTGATTTTtcagttaaatttttgatgTAACAAATTTATCACACTATTTCGTTTTCAATCACATTTTGTTAGGTGGTAgtttttcatttgattttaatttatatgaaatattataggtacattatgtatttagcgtaagcaaaaatattattaaaaccgtttcacgtaggtaggtactaacaCGCCAGAGtgtatgaagaaaaaaaatcgtacctatacaatgtattacaatacaaacattaaaacttaaaataaaaaaattgataaatagatGTATCTGTTGTTTATTCCTTACCATCGGTCATGAACCATAGAAAATAACGAAACTTAATAAGTCATTGTGACGATTTGCAGTACGTACCTATTTAGTATTaggtaaatacctatatttagatAACCACGTCGtttaatattgtcaaaaattaaatcaatacctTGTATACTGagcagctatataatataaatagattgtTACGAGATAACtactataacttaaaataatattggtatatcGTACTTACCACTGATCTGACTAGCATCATGGTTCTGGTTGTTCTCTTGCAATAAACTGacgaataattgtaatatctaCACTTAAAAGGTCTTAAACGAATAGCCCCTCCAACGGACATTTAAGGGTGATGCCAAGGCCGTCAGATGCGATGATATTTGTTCTTCGCCTTTCACCACAAACCCCCTGCAATAAAACGAGTTGTTTTCGTCTCTTCGAGGAAcgactatatatttaatgcaaaaaaaaaaaaaaataacaacactaTAATCACTACCGTTTAAAATCCATTTATATAAAGATTTACGTCTCCTATTTATAACGCAATGATGaggatgatgatgatgatgataataataataataatattatatattatatacgtactaATGTACTATATAGTTTTGGAACGTTCGTGGTGAATGTCAAGGATGGGTGTTGTCCGCGCTTTCGTTTCAATGCCGAAACGCCCTGGGGAAAATACGTTCAGTCTTGTggttaaagataattttttttttgcatattttattattttcgatttgcCGAACAAGGCTTATCAAGGCAAACGACCAAACGGTTTAAAAACTGACTACGCCTTTAACGCGTGCGTCAGTTCCTGGTCTACTAGCTAGCACATTATTGTCGTCAGAGGATTGCGAGCGTTCAAGTGTATTAAGTCCACATCGCCGTGCAGAGTTGAATACAATGTAATCATTCGAATTGTTGGTGATGCTCGTTACCAACACTTTGTTTTGCCTACGTGGTGAATATACCAAACTCGACACGACATGGTACAGTAGTGTACCAggcttcaaaataatttataatttttattatgctcTGTACTGGCCGACGTCGACGTCATAAATAAACGCGGTATAGTTTAGTTGGTGTAGTCGGGTATTCCATGGGATTGGCGATCGgattattaccataataatattacatgcgAACGATAAAACGAACGCtgcaacaaacataataatatgacaactCGCAAATAAGATAacagagatttttttttttattgatttttatatataaaaaaacttataaaaaacttataatataata from Aphis gossypii isolate Hap1 chromosome 1, ASM2018417v2, whole genome shotgun sequence includes these protein-coding regions:
- the LOC114119499 gene encoding uncharacterized protein LOC114119499, whose translation is MSVGGAIRLRPFKCRYYNYSSVYCKRTTRTMMLVRSVIIVLLGVCTCYGQNAEDYNEGNDQSVVSARKSQDVSILKQIHRHNEDGSYTYGYEGSDGSFKIETKTVTGEVTGKYGYVDDSGKLRVVEYGANKYGFQPSGEGITVPSPTLVELRPDEDEQDEESRVPAKRPSSSVKPSKPLVRNNKNRPESDVGLYRPQQKQQQQQQQQPLQPQPISVASDFDDGEWTAQPVVRPQQSAPSHRPSTTATRPNKAIPPVSGSFRAVPVEQSSDSGPSASFQSVQDFGGRSQMTGNERPAHTSTVDNSYQTFEEHQEPLTEPPTLYRAVAKPTARRTGTAVTKPSSNYRTAPRQMRTSGVLDQLAEQYALPESRSPVSHDFSFGSDS